Proteins encoded within one genomic window of Onychostoma macrolepis isolate SWU-2019 chromosome 11, ASM1243209v1, whole genome shotgun sequence:
- the LOC131548975 gene encoding taste receptor type 1 member 3 isoform X1: MAKEWTLLVLCGILGSGLSAKPSWFRNISTNLFKSPGDILIGGLFPINELTSELSKRVKPDDLECNSISTYGLSLALAMKFSLDEINAKENLLPGITLGFESYDSCMQPAVVMRPVLQLLTKESTEELDVTCNYTDYKPRVIAIIGPNSSELVPVIGKLIGFFLMPLISYGATSDMFSDKETFPSFMRTVPSDRWQVAAMVQLLKEFGWNWVSVVGSDDEYGQKGQQQFSSMANEESICVAYQGLIPVYSDPEQAVKEILNRIVDAKVGVVVVFSLPKPARDFFIEVIKRNMTGVWVASTAWALNDVVSTLPGINSIGTVLAFADITRPLDLFTPYIRELFTKMEEMQIPQEPDTEISPLDNPCTRCSHLSQANVSMVEIKLVQRSAFSVYTAVYCVAHALHDLLGCNATHCTLNPKTNNVYPWQLLRSLQKVSLDLEGVNFKFDKEGNPSFGYDVLQWNFNDTKVRFDVIGYFYQNLTINKNNITWHTKNGKVPMSTCSSDCGIGQVRRVKGFHSCCFDCIDCKEGTFLNSSDDIQCKSCPAGQWSTLRSTSCVYPIYTYLDWSNYESIGLILGGILVLVSHVWVGALFFRHRGTPLVKTAGGPLTGLMLLSLAGECISLVLFLGQPGDVVCRLQEPLNAFFPTVVLSVILTISLQIVCITEFPEKSSDHLDNIRGRGSLFVILGCCGLQAGLCGWYAQEAPSLTQYVASLEVTYVKTFLRCPVEPMLNFGLMLGFNVVLALVSFMATFMALKPPGQYNLARDITISTLSYCVIWVMFIPIYTSLNDKEKSIAQVGVSLLSNMGLVATYFFPKCQLLVKHPELNTDDHFRTFLEGVPPTPPEES; the protein is encoded by the exons ATGGCTAAGGAGTGGACACTTCTGGTGCTCTGTGGCATTCTAGGGTCTGGATTGAGTGCGAAGCCATCGTGGTTCAGAAACATCTCAACTAATCTTTTTAAATCGCCTGGAGATATTCTGATAGGAGGACTTTTCCCCATTAACGAACTGACCAGTGAACTGAGCAAACGGGTGAAGCCTGATGATCTTGAGTGCAACAG CATTAGCACATATGGTTTGTCCCTCGCATTGGCGATGAAGTTCTCTTTGGACGAGATCAACGCGAAAGAGAATCTTCTCCCTGGAATCACGCTGGGATTTGAGAGTTACGACTCCTGCATGCAACCAGCTGTTGTCATGAGGCCCGTCCTCCAGCTTCTCACAAAGGAATCGACAGAAGAACTGGATGTCACCTGTAACTACACCGACTACAAGCCTCGTGTTATAGCTATCATAGGACCAAACAGCTCAGAGTTGGTCCCAGTTATTGGCAAGCTGATCGGGTTTTTCTTGATGCCACTG atTAGCTATGGTGCCACCAGCGACATGTTCAGCGACAAAGAGACCTTCCCGTCCTTCATGCGCACAGTCCCTAGTGATCGCTGGCAGGTAGCGGCCATGGTGCAGCTTCTGAAAGAGTTTGGCTGGAACTGGGTTTCAGTAGTAGGTAGTGATGATGAATATGGGCAGAAGGGTCAGCAGCAGTTCTCTAGTATGGCCAATGAGGAGTCCATCTGTGTGGCATATCAGGGTTTGATTCCTGTATACAGTGATCCTGAGCAAGCCGTAAAAGAGATTCTCAATCGTATTGTGGACGCCAAAGTGGGAGTGGTGGTGGTCTTCTCTCTCCCCAAGCCGGCCAGAGACTTCTTCATAGAG GTAATCAAACGAAACATGACAGGCGTTTGGGTGGCAAGCACAGCATGGGCTCTGAACGATGTTGTATCCACCCTACCTGGGATCAATTCAATAGGAACAGTGCTGGCGTTCGCAGACATCACCAGACCTCTTGACCTCTTCACTCCTTACATCCGTGAGCTCTTCACCAAAATGGAAGAGATGCAAATCCCCCAGGAGCCAGATACAGAAATCTCTCCTCTGGACAACCCTTGCACAAGATGCAGCCACCTAAGCCAAGCCAACGTGAGCATGGTAGAGATAAAACTCGTGCAGCGGTCAGCTTTCAGTGTGTATACTGCCGTCTACTGTGTGGCACATGCGCTGCATGACTTGCTTGGATGCAATGCCACCCACTGCACTCTGAATCCCAAGACTAACAATGTTTATCCATGGCAG CTCTTACGGAGTCTCCAAAAAGTTTCTTTAGATCTTGAGGGGGTCAATTTTAAGTTTGATAAAGAGGGTAATCCAAGCTTTGGCTACGATGTTTTGCAATGGAACTTTAATGACACCAAGGTGCGCTTCGACGTAATTGGATACTTTTATCAGAACCtcacaattaataaaaacaacataacaTGGCACACAAAAAATGGAAAG GTGCCAATGTCCACTTGCTCCTCAGACTGTGGGATAGGACAGGTGCGCAGAGTTAAAGGTTTCCACTCTTGCTGTTTCGACTGCATTGACTGCAAAGAGGGAACGTTCCTGAACAGCTCAG ATGACATCCAGTGTAAATCATGTCCTGCTGGCCAGTGGTCCACCCTACGAAGCACAAGCTGTGTCTATCCCATCTATACTTACCTGGACTGGAGCAACTATGAGTCAATCGGACTCATTCTGGGAGGAATTTTGGTGCTAGTGTCACATGTTTGGGTAGGAGCTCTATTCTTCAGGCACAGAGGAACTCCACTGGTGAAAACTGCAGGTGGACCCCTGACTGGCCTTATGCTACTGAGCCTAGCAGGAGAATGTATAAGCCTGGTGCTGTTCCTGGGTCAGCCAGGAGACGTCGTGTGCCGTCTGCAGGAGCCACTGAACGCCTTTTTTCCCACCGTGGTCCTCTCAGTCATTCTTACCATTTCCCTTCAG ATCGTGTGCATCACAGAATTCCCTGAAAAGTCTTCTGATCACCTGGATAACATACGAGGACGGGGAAGCTTGTTTGTGATTCTGGGATGTTGCGGGCTCCAGGCGGGACTGTGCGGTTGGTACGCCCAAGAGGCTCCCTCTCTGACCCAATACGTCGCTAGTTTGGAGGTGACCTACGTGAAAACCTTTCTGCGTTGTCCAGTGGAGCCTATGTTAAACTTCGGCTTGATGCTTGGTTTCAATGTTGTGCTGGCACTGGTCTCATTCATGGCCACGTTCATGGCTCTCAAGCCGCCTGGACAGTACAACCTGGCCAGAGACATCACCATATCCACCTTGAGTTACTGTGTAATATGGGTAATGTTCATCCCCATCTACACAAGTCTAAATGATAAAGAAAAGTCTATTGCTCAAGTAGGAGTCAGTTTACTTAGTAATATGGGGTTGGTAGCGACCTATTTTTTCCCTAAATGCCAACTCTTAGTCAAACACCCAGAACTTAACACAGATGATCACTTCCGTACATTTTTAGAAGGGGTCCCACCAACACCACCTGAAGAAAGCTAG
- the LOC131548975 gene encoding taste receptor type 1 member 3 isoform X2 yields the protein MAKEWTLLVLCGILGSGLSAKPSWFRNISTNLFKSPGDILIGGLFPINELTSELSKRVKPDDLECNSISTYGLSLALAMKFSLDEINAKENLLPGITLGFESYDSCMQPAVVMRPVLQLLTKESTEELDVTCNYTDYKPRVIAIIGPNSSELVPVIGKLIGFFLMPLISYGATSDMFSDKETFPSFMRTVPSDRWQVAAMVQLLKEFGWNWVSVVGSDDEYGQKGQQQFSSMANEESICVAYQGLIPVYSDPEQAVKEILNRIVDAKVGVVVVFSLPKPARDFFIEVIKRNMTGVWVASTAWALNDVVSTLPGINSIGTVLAFADITRPLDLFTPYIRELFTKMEEMQIPQEPDTEISPLDNPCTRCSHLSQANVSMVEIKLVQRSAFSVYTAVYCVAHALHDLLGCNATHCTLNPKTNNVYPWQVPMSTCSSDCGIGQVRRVKGFHSCCFDCIDCKEGTFLNSSDDIQCKSCPAGQWSTLRSTSCVYPIYTYLDWSNYESIGLILGGILVLVSHVWVGALFFRHRGTPLVKTAGGPLTGLMLLSLAGECISLVLFLGQPGDVVCRLQEPLNAFFPTVVLSVILTISLQIVCITEFPEKSSDHLDNIRGRGSLFVILGCCGLQAGLCGWYAQEAPSLTQYVASLEVTYVKTFLRCPVEPMLNFGLMLGFNVVLALVSFMATFMALKPPGQYNLARDITISTLSYCVIWVMFIPIYTSLNDKEKSIAQVGVSLLSNMGLVATYFFPKCQLLVKHPELNTDDHFRTFLEGVPPTPPEES from the exons ATGGCTAAGGAGTGGACACTTCTGGTGCTCTGTGGCATTCTAGGGTCTGGATTGAGTGCGAAGCCATCGTGGTTCAGAAACATCTCAACTAATCTTTTTAAATCGCCTGGAGATATTCTGATAGGAGGACTTTTCCCCATTAACGAACTGACCAGTGAACTGAGCAAACGGGTGAAGCCTGATGATCTTGAGTGCAACAG CATTAGCACATATGGTTTGTCCCTCGCATTGGCGATGAAGTTCTCTTTGGACGAGATCAACGCGAAAGAGAATCTTCTCCCTGGAATCACGCTGGGATTTGAGAGTTACGACTCCTGCATGCAACCAGCTGTTGTCATGAGGCCCGTCCTCCAGCTTCTCACAAAGGAATCGACAGAAGAACTGGATGTCACCTGTAACTACACCGACTACAAGCCTCGTGTTATAGCTATCATAGGACCAAACAGCTCAGAGTTGGTCCCAGTTATTGGCAAGCTGATCGGGTTTTTCTTGATGCCACTG atTAGCTATGGTGCCACCAGCGACATGTTCAGCGACAAAGAGACCTTCCCGTCCTTCATGCGCACAGTCCCTAGTGATCGCTGGCAGGTAGCGGCCATGGTGCAGCTTCTGAAAGAGTTTGGCTGGAACTGGGTTTCAGTAGTAGGTAGTGATGATGAATATGGGCAGAAGGGTCAGCAGCAGTTCTCTAGTATGGCCAATGAGGAGTCCATCTGTGTGGCATATCAGGGTTTGATTCCTGTATACAGTGATCCTGAGCAAGCCGTAAAAGAGATTCTCAATCGTATTGTGGACGCCAAAGTGGGAGTGGTGGTGGTCTTCTCTCTCCCCAAGCCGGCCAGAGACTTCTTCATAGAG GTAATCAAACGAAACATGACAGGCGTTTGGGTGGCAAGCACAGCATGGGCTCTGAACGATGTTGTATCCACCCTACCTGGGATCAATTCAATAGGAACAGTGCTGGCGTTCGCAGACATCACCAGACCTCTTGACCTCTTCACTCCTTACATCCGTGAGCTCTTCACCAAAATGGAAGAGATGCAAATCCCCCAGGAGCCAGATACAGAAATCTCTCCTCTGGACAACCCTTGCACAAGATGCAGCCACCTAAGCCAAGCCAACGTGAGCATGGTAGAGATAAAACTCGTGCAGCGGTCAGCTTTCAGTGTGTATACTGCCGTCTACTGTGTGGCACATGCGCTGCATGACTTGCTTGGATGCAATGCCACCCACTGCACTCTGAATCCCAAGACTAACAATGTTTATCCATGGCAG GTGCCAATGTCCACTTGCTCCTCAGACTGTGGGATAGGACAGGTGCGCAGAGTTAAAGGTTTCCACTCTTGCTGTTTCGACTGCATTGACTGCAAAGAGGGAACGTTCCTGAACAGCTCAG ATGACATCCAGTGTAAATCATGTCCTGCTGGCCAGTGGTCCACCCTACGAAGCACAAGCTGTGTCTATCCCATCTATACTTACCTGGACTGGAGCAACTATGAGTCAATCGGACTCATTCTGGGAGGAATTTTGGTGCTAGTGTCACATGTTTGGGTAGGAGCTCTATTCTTCAGGCACAGAGGAACTCCACTGGTGAAAACTGCAGGTGGACCCCTGACTGGCCTTATGCTACTGAGCCTAGCAGGAGAATGTATAAGCCTGGTGCTGTTCCTGGGTCAGCCAGGAGACGTCGTGTGCCGTCTGCAGGAGCCACTGAACGCCTTTTTTCCCACCGTGGTCCTCTCAGTCATTCTTACCATTTCCCTTCAG ATCGTGTGCATCACAGAATTCCCTGAAAAGTCTTCTGATCACCTGGATAACATACGAGGACGGGGAAGCTTGTTTGTGATTCTGGGATGTTGCGGGCTCCAGGCGGGACTGTGCGGTTGGTACGCCCAAGAGGCTCCCTCTCTGACCCAATACGTCGCTAGTTTGGAGGTGACCTACGTGAAAACCTTTCTGCGTTGTCCAGTGGAGCCTATGTTAAACTTCGGCTTGATGCTTGGTTTCAATGTTGTGCTGGCACTGGTCTCATTCATGGCCACGTTCATGGCTCTCAAGCCGCCTGGACAGTACAACCTGGCCAGAGACATCACCATATCCACCTTGAGTTACTGTGTAATATGGGTAATGTTCATCCCCATCTACACAAGTCTAAATGATAAAGAAAAGTCTATTGCTCAAGTAGGAGTCAGTTTACTTAGTAATATGGGGTTGGTAGCGACCTATTTTTTCCCTAAATGCCAACTCTTAGTCAAACACCCAGAACTTAACACAGATGATCACTTCCGTACATTTTTAGAAGGGGTCCCACCAACACCACCTGAAGAAAGCTAG